The window CCTCTATGACGTCGACGGCCGAGTAGGTGGTGAAGGCGCCGCCGGGGCCGTAGAAGTTGAGAGTGAGTGCCCCTTCCTCGTCGAGGGGGGCGACGCGGTCGCCTATGGAGATGGAGTCTATGCCGTAGGGGGCCGTGTGGACCACGAGGTCTCCGCCGAGATAGAGGCGCAGGGCCTCGACGGCGAGGGAGGGGTAGACGGCGTCCCTGTAGCGATAGAGGAGGTGTGCCGAGCGGTAGTAGCCGTCGGCCTGCGCAAGGATGTTGAAGGTTCCGAATCCGGCCGCTCCGGCGGCGACGGCCGGTATGTTGAGCTCGGCGCCGGGGAATCCGATCCACGGCACGGCGTCCGTGCCGCCGTCGATGGTCCTTATGTGCCTGACGGCCGAACGGGAAATGAGCTCGAGGGCCTCGGGGGAGGGCTCTTCGGTCGAGTCCTCGCGGAAGAAGAAGCCCAGCACCACGTTGCCCGCTCCTTCGACGGCCGCGCCGAGTTCGGCGTCGTCTTCCGGGTCGGTGGGCTCGGAAAAGACCATGTCGAAGGCCGCCACGCGGGCCGGGACGAGCGCCCTGACGAGCTCGGCCGTGACGGTACGGGGCCAGGGCCAGCGCCCGAGTTCGTTTATGCTCCTCTCGTCGACGGCCACGATGACGACCCGTGCCGGCGGCTCGCTCTCGCCCCGCAGCTTGAAGAAGGCGTCGGCCGCCTCCATGTCGACGGCCGCTATGAAGACGGGCTTGTACCAGTAGAAGAAGAGTCCGAAGACGGCTGCCGCGGCGCCTATGGCGGCGAAGGCGGCGGTCTGGGACCCGGCGGCCCTCACCGCTTCTCGAGCTCCCTGATGAAGAGTTTTATGGTCTCGCCGTGGCGGCCATCTGGATAGTCCCTCAGGTAGCGCCGGAAGAGTTCGAGCGCCTCGGCGTCGTTGCCTGCATCCATCTCGATGAGGCCCGCCGAGTAGAGGGCCGTCTCAACGTGGGGAAGCTCGGGGTAGTCGTTGACGACCGTCATGTATTCGGCCATGGCCTTGTCCCTGTCGCCGAGGTAGCGGGAGTAGACGGTTCCGCGCGCAAGGTGGGCCTCGGCCTTTATGGCGGGCTCGGACGCCATGTCCACGGCTATGCGGAAGACCCGCAGCCCCCCGTCGTAGCGGCCGCTGTCGGCGAGGTAGTGGCCGTAGTTTATGTTCCACCGGGCCATGATGTCGGCGAGCCTTCCGGCCTGCTCCCACTCAACGGGCGCGTCCACGTCGGTCACGGCCAGAAGCGTCTCTCTCACCTCGTCGAGGGCCGTGCCGCGCTCCACCTCCACCGGAGTTATGGGGGCGATCCCCCTGGTGTTCTCCGTCATGGCGCCCCCGGTGAGAACGACGGAGCCGCCGTCGTCGCCGGAGACCTCGACTTCGCCCTCGGTTCCGAAGAGGACGTTGGCGTCGCCTTCGTTCATGACGACGAAGTCCGTGCCCTTCACGCCGGCCGTGCTCGTTCGGGTGCGCACCCGCACGTCGGAGGTGCCGAAGTAGCCGGCCACGACGGCGCGTAGCTTGCCCGTGAGGAGCGAAAAGAGCCCGGTGCGCTCCTTCTTCCTCCTGTCCACGACAAAGCGGGTCACCTCGATCTCGCTCGAGTTGCCGACCATGAGTGTGGAGCCGTCGCCGAACTGCAGCATGACGCGGCCGCGCTCGCCGGTCCTCACCCTGTCGCCCTCGGCCACCGGCGCGCCGCGCTGCGCGGGCCGCCAGCGCTCGGCGCCGCGTGAAAGAAGCGATACCTCGCCGCTCATGGCCCTAATCTTGCCGACCTCCGCGGCGGCGTGGGCCGCCGCGAGTGTCAACGCCGCCAAAAGCGGCACAAACACCATCGAGAGCCCCGTCTTCATTCTCCCTCCTTGAGCGTCCACAGCAGTTCGCCGCCCCCCTTGGCCCCGGCGACGATGAGTTTGAGCGCCGCCGCCCCCTTGCCCGGGATCGGCCCCTCGCCGGCGGGACCGTACCTCGGAAAGCGCACGAGGTAGACAACGCTCCAGGGGTCTATGTAAGGGAAGAGCTCGGTGAGAAGGGGGTTGCCTCCGTCAAGGCGCCTTATCTCTATCGGCTCCACCCTGGCCGAGCCGTCGTCGAGGTAGAGCCGCCAGATGGAGTCGCGGCGGTCGAAGTCGTTCCACC is drawn from Deltaproteobacteria bacterium and contains these coding sequences:
- a CDS encoding tetratricopeptide repeat protein; its protein translation is MKTGLSMVFVPLLAALTLAAAHAAAEVGKIRAMSGEVSLLSRGAERWRPAQRGAPVAEGDRVRTGERGRVMLQFGDGSTLMVGNSSEIEVTRFVVDRRKKERTGLFSLLTGKLRAVVAGYFGTSDVRVRTRTSTAGVKGTDFVVMNEGDANVLFGTEGEVEVSGDDGGSVVLTGGAMTENTRGIAPITPVEVERGTALDEVRETLLAVTDVDAPVEWEQAGRLADIMARWNINYGHYLADSGRYDGGLRVFRIAVDMASEPAIKAEAHLARGTVYSRYLGDRDKAMAEYMTVVNDYPELPHVETALYSAGLIEMDAGNDAEALELFRRYLRDYPDGRHGETIKLFIRELEKR